One Cellulomonas sp. Y8 DNA segment encodes these proteins:
- a CDS encoding flavodoxin domain-containing protein, whose product MNVLVTVASRHGATAEIGSAVADVLRADGHVVDEVAPEDVADLDGYDAVVLGSAVYTAHWMPSARDLAARLAGELRRRQVWVFSSGLATQPAARANSPHELLALMQDVGAVGHRAFAGRLLRSELAFAERAIIAGARAKEGDHRDFDAVRAWARDIAGQLRALAPREAASA is encoded by the coding sequence ATGAACGTCCTGGTGACGGTGGCCTCGCGCCACGGTGCCACCGCGGAGATCGGCTCGGCCGTCGCGGACGTGCTGCGGGCCGACGGGCACGTGGTCGACGAGGTCGCGCCGGAGGACGTGGCCGACCTCGACGGGTACGACGCGGTCGTGCTCGGCTCGGCGGTGTACACGGCGCACTGGATGCCGTCGGCGCGCGACCTGGCCGCGCGGCTCGCGGGCGAGCTGCGGCGGCGGCAGGTCTGGGTGTTCTCGTCCGGCCTCGCCACGCAGCCCGCGGCGCGCGCGAACAGCCCGCACGAGCTGCTCGCGCTCATGCAGGACGTCGGGGCGGTCGGGCACCGGGCGTTCGCCGGGCGGCTGCTGCGCAGCGAGCTCGCGTTCGCGGAGCGGGCGATCATCGCGGGCGCCCGCGCCAAGGAGGGCGACCACCGGGACTTCGACGCGGTCCGGGCCTGGGCCCGGGACATCGCCGGGCAGCTGCGGGCGCTCGCCCCGCGGGAGGCCGCCAGCGCCTGA
- a CDS encoding MarR family winged helix-turn-helix transcriptional regulator: MTVQDTAMAPGPAAGAVDVRAAAVAWEELFRAQVAIMRRLQRDPIWDRITLREYDVLFTLSRAPGGLRLRDLGESSLLSQPSLSRMVERLEEAGWVRRAPAAGDGRGVVVGLTAAGAALQKDVGRRHVQAIAHYVGGALDPEQLAALTDVAGALRAGQPAIPDLDRGDGAAGHDADAGAP; encoded by the coding sequence ATGACGGTGCAGGACACGGCGATGGCCCCGGGGCCCGCGGCCGGGGCGGTGGACGTGCGGGCCGCGGCGGTCGCCTGGGAGGAGCTGTTCCGCGCGCAGGTCGCGATCATGCGCCGGCTGCAGCGCGACCCGATCTGGGACCGCATCACGCTGCGGGAGTACGACGTGCTGTTCACGCTGTCCCGCGCGCCGGGGGGCCTGCGGCTGCGCGACCTGGGGGAGTCGAGCCTGCTCAGCCAGCCGAGCCTGAGCCGGATGGTCGAGCGCCTCGAGGAGGCCGGCTGGGTGCGGCGCGCCCCGGCGGCCGGCGACGGTCGCGGCGTCGTGGTCGGGCTCACCGCCGCGGGAGCGGCGCTGCAGAAGGACGTCGGCCGGCGGCACGTCCAGGCCATCGCGCACTACGTCGGCGGGGCCCTGGACCCGGAGCAGCTCGCGGCGCTCACGGACGTGGCCGGCGCGCTGCGGGCGGGCCAGCCGGCCATCCCGGACCTCGACCGCGGCGACGGCGCAGCAGGTCACGACGCGGACGCGGGCGCGCCGTGA
- a CDS encoding NYN domain-containing protein codes for MQNDGVRSTYVLVDGENIDATLGSSIFNGRPTPEQRPRWERVLEFAHRTWGQQPRGLFFLNATSGTLPMSFVQALLAIGYQPIPLAGEGKVVDIGIKRTLEALADRQGDVLLASHDGDFAPEIEALLGGDRRVGLLAFREFTSTALSHLADRGLQAFDLETDVKAFNVTLPRLRIIPLDEFDPLRYL; via the coding sequence ATGCAGAACGACGGCGTCCGCTCGACGTACGTGCTGGTCGACGGCGAGAACATCGACGCGACCCTCGGCTCCTCGATCTTCAACGGCCGGCCCACCCCGGAGCAGCGGCCCCGCTGGGAGCGCGTGCTGGAGTTCGCGCACCGCACCTGGGGCCAGCAGCCGCGCGGCCTGTTCTTCCTCAACGCCACCAGCGGCACGCTGCCCATGTCGTTCGTGCAGGCGCTGCTCGCGATCGGGTACCAGCCGATCCCGCTGGCCGGCGAGGGCAAGGTCGTCGACATCGGCATCAAGCGCACGCTGGAGGCGCTGGCCGACCGGCAGGGCGACGTCCTGCTCGCCTCGCACGACGGCGACTTCGCCCCCGAGATCGAGGCGCTGCTCGGCGGCGACCGCCGCGTCGGGCTGCTCGCGTTCCGCGAGTTCACCAGCACCGCGCTCAGCCACCTCGCCGACCGCGGGCTCCAGGCGTTCGACCTGGAGACCGACGTCAAGGCCTTCAACGTCACCCTG